The following are from one region of the Nocardioides marmotae genome:
- a CDS encoding HIT family protein: protein MAGTTGACVFCAIVAGETEADRVLEDDDFVAFLDQRPVFKGHVLLVPREHVVTLPDLPAPLRDPFLAHAQRLATAVVDALGAQGSFVAINNVVSQSVPHLHLHVVPRTKGDGLRGFFWPRHRYDDLAERAAYAARLRAALA from the coding sequence ATGGCCGGCACGACGGGGGCCTGCGTCTTCTGCGCGATCGTCGCGGGGGAGACCGAGGCCGACCGCGTGCTCGAGGACGACGACTTCGTCGCGTTCCTCGACCAGCGCCCGGTCTTCAAGGGCCACGTGCTGCTCGTCCCGCGCGAGCACGTCGTGACCCTGCCCGACCTGCCCGCCCCGCTGCGCGACCCCTTCCTCGCCCACGCCCAGCGGCTCGCGACCGCGGTCGTCGATGCGCTGGGCGCGCAGGGGTCGTTCGTGGCGATCAACAACGTGGTGAGCCAGTCCGTGCCGCACCTGCACCTGCACGTCGTGCCGCGCACCAAGGGCGACGGCCTGCGCGGGTTCTTCTGGCCACGGCACCGCTACGACGACCTCGCCGAGCGGGCGGCGTACGCCGCCAGGCTGCGTGCGGCCCTGGCCTGA
- a CDS encoding SDR family NAD(P)-dependent oxidoreductase, with protein MGRFDGRVAVVTGAARGIGFGTATRFAEEGASVAIIDLDESAAAEAAARLPLVEGAKAVGIGADVSNGASVDAAVERVVTELGGIHILVNNAGITRDNLLFKMSEDDWDLVMNVHLKGAFLMTKAAQKHFVEQKYGKIVNLSSVSALGNRGQANYSAAKMGVQGFTRTLGIELGPFGINANAVAPGFIATEMTDATAARLKMDVEEFRKLNAEANPVRRVGFPEDIAAAVAFLASDEASYITGQTLYVDGGAKLG; from the coding sequence ATGGGTCGATTCGACGGGCGTGTCGCCGTCGTCACCGGAGCCGCCCGCGGGATCGGGTTCGGCACCGCCACGCGCTTCGCCGAGGAGGGTGCGTCGGTCGCGATCATCGACCTCGACGAGTCCGCCGCGGCCGAGGCGGCAGCGAGGCTGCCGCTGGTCGAGGGCGCGAAGGCCGTCGGGATCGGCGCTGACGTCAGCAACGGCGCGTCCGTCGACGCCGCGGTCGAGCGGGTCGTGACCGAGCTGGGCGGGATCCACATCCTGGTCAACAACGCCGGGATCACCCGCGACAACCTGCTGTTCAAGATGTCCGAGGACGACTGGGACCTGGTCATGAACGTCCACCTCAAGGGTGCGTTCCTCATGACCAAGGCCGCTCAGAAGCACTTCGTGGAGCAGAAGTACGGCAAGATCGTGAACCTCTCCAGCGTCTCGGCGCTGGGCAACCGCGGCCAGGCCAACTACTCCGCGGCGAAGATGGGCGTGCAGGGCTTCACCCGCACCCTGGGCATCGAGCTCGGCCCGTTCGGGATCAACGCCAACGCCGTCGCGCCGGGCTTCATCGCCACCGAGATGACCGACGCCACCGCCGCCCGGCTGAAGATGGACGTCGAGGAGTTCCGCAAGCTCAACGCCGAGGCCAACCCGGTGCGCCGGGTCGGTTTCCCCGAGGACATCGCGGCCGCGGTGGCGTTCCTGGCCTCCGACGAGGCCTCCTACATCACCGGCCAGACCCTGTACGTCGACGGCGGCGCCAAGCTCGGCTGA
- a CDS encoding DUF3048 domain-containing protein, producing the protein MRRTRSRALVTTLAATALVLSACGGGGGSEEDGGTDPQETSAGSTLASTWPLTGLPVKGDDSATQDHPVLVLKMDNTSSSAPQVGLGSADLVVEELVEGGMTRLAAFYYSEIPDDAGPVRSMRASDIGIVSPADAAMVTSGAAPITIKRIKGAGIEFFGEGAKGFYRASGRSAPYNLFTDMTETATLTEGGDRPADYLSWGAPEDLPKGKPASSLAASFGGAHTTSWVYRDGGYVNEGSYAADGDEFPADSVLVLRVEVGDAGYADPAGNPVPETKLEGKGEAMLFHGGRMVRGTWSKKALDAPIELSTKQGELTVPAGHTWIELVPRETGNVTFSR; encoded by the coding sequence GTGCGCCGCACCCGGTCCCGCGCCCTCGTCACCACCCTCGCCGCGACCGCCCTCGTCCTGTCCGCCTGTGGCGGCGGCGGGGGTTCGGAGGAGGACGGCGGCACCGACCCGCAGGAGACCAGCGCGGGCTCCACCCTCGCCTCGACCTGGCCGCTGACCGGGCTCCCGGTCAAGGGCGACGACTCCGCCACCCAGGACCACCCGGTGCTGGTGCTGAAGATGGACAACACCTCCTCCAGCGCCCCCCAGGTCGGCCTCGGCTCCGCCGACCTGGTCGTCGAGGAGCTCGTGGAGGGCGGGATGACCCGCCTCGCGGCCTTCTACTACTCCGAGATCCCCGACGACGCCGGGCCGGTCCGCTCCATGCGGGCCAGCGACATCGGCATCGTCAGCCCGGCCGACGCCGCGATGGTGACCAGCGGCGCGGCCCCGATCACCATCAAGCGGATCAAGGGCGCAGGCATCGAGTTCTTCGGCGAGGGAGCCAAGGGCTTCTACCGCGCGAGCGGCCGCAGCGCGCCGTACAACCTGTTCACCGACATGACCGAGACCGCGACCCTCACCGAGGGCGGCGACCGCCCGGCGGACTACCTGTCGTGGGGCGCGCCCGAGGACCTGCCGAAGGGCAAGCCGGCGAGCAGCCTGGCTGCGAGCTTCGGCGGCGCCCACACCACCAGCTGGGTCTACCGCGACGGCGGCTACGTCAACGAGGGCAGCTACGCCGCCGACGGCGACGAGTTCCCCGCCGACTCCGTCCTGGTGCTGCGCGTGGAGGTCGGCGACGCCGGCTACGCCGACCCCGCCGGCAACCCCGTCCCCGAGACCAAGCTCGAGGGCAAGGGCGAGGCGATGCTCTTCCACGGCGGCCGGATGGTCCGCGGCACCTGGTCGAAGAAGGCCCTCGACGCCCCCATCGAGCTGTCGACCAAGCAGGGCGAGCTCACGGTCCCCGCCGGCCACACCTGGATCGAGCTGGTGCCGCGCGAGACCGGGAACGTGACCTTCAGCCGCTGA
- a CDS encoding TetR/AcrR family transcriptional regulator: MPPKPRVSKLVPKVPGVTGTSRRQQYSASTKKALVDVAEELFTDLGYAAASLDSIVAGAQVTKGALYHHFSGKQALFEAVFERVETDSSRAIQKALRSKKDPWEKALAGLQAFLAVVQEPRYRRIVIQEGPSVLGYERYREQEERSTFANVLDIVRAVLSAGTWELDEDMLQTFARIFFGAMSSAGESVSSSEDPIAAAERVQTAIAFILQGFQALADAGVPLPGATDPA, encoded by the coding sequence ATGCCCCCGAAGCCGCGTGTCTCCAAGCTGGTGCCGAAGGTCCCCGGCGTCACGGGCACCAGTCGTCGCCAGCAGTACTCCGCCTCCACCAAGAAGGCCCTGGTCGACGTGGCGGAGGAGCTGTTCACCGATCTCGGGTACGCCGCGGCCTCGCTCGACTCGATCGTCGCCGGCGCGCAGGTGACCAAGGGCGCGCTCTACCACCACTTCAGCGGCAAGCAGGCGCTCTTCGAGGCCGTCTTCGAGCGGGTGGAGACCGACTCCTCCCGCGCCATCCAGAAGGCGCTGCGCAGCAAGAAGGACCCGTGGGAGAAGGCGCTGGCCGGCCTGCAGGCCTTCCTCGCGGTCGTGCAGGAGCCGCGGTACCGCCGCATCGTCATCCAGGAGGGCCCCTCGGTCCTCGGCTACGAGCGCTACCGCGAGCAGGAGGAGCGCTCGACGTTCGCCAACGTCCTCGACATCGTCCGGGCGGTGCTCAGCGCCGGCACGTGGGAGCTGGACGAGGACATGCTGCAGACCTTCGCCCGGATCTTCTTCGGCGCGATGTCCTCGGCCGGCGAGTCCGTCTCGAGCTCGGAGGACCCAATCGCCGCCGCCGAGCGCGTCCAGACCGCGATCGCGTTCATCCTCCAGGGCTTCCAGGCCCTCGCCGACGCCGGCGTGCCGCTGCCCGGCGCCACCGACCCGGCCTGA
- a CDS encoding YqgE/AlgH family protein: MSELRAGMLVVATPALLDPNFVDAVVLLLDADDDGALGVVVNRPTPVAVADVLGAWADVVAEPEVLFQGGPVGTEGALAVALLRDADAAPVGFRPVEGRLGLLDLDTPVELVEDTLEGLRIFAGYAGWGAGQLEAEVAEGSWYVVPGEVGDVFRGDPTGLVRDVLRRQPGELAWHATRPVDPDLN; encoded by the coding sequence GTGAGCGAGCTGCGAGCGGGGATGTTGGTGGTGGCCACGCCTGCCCTGCTCGACCCCAACTTCGTCGACGCCGTCGTGCTCCTCCTCGACGCCGACGACGACGGCGCGCTCGGCGTGGTCGTCAACCGGCCCACGCCGGTCGCCGTCGCCGACGTCCTCGGCGCCTGGGCCGACGTCGTCGCCGAGCCCGAGGTGCTCTTCCAGGGCGGCCCGGTCGGCACGGAGGGCGCGCTGGCGGTGGCGCTGCTGCGCGACGCCGACGCCGCCCCGGTCGGCTTCCGGCCGGTCGAGGGCCGTCTGGGCCTGCTCGACCTCGACACGCCCGTCGAGCTCGTCGAGGACACCCTCGAGGGCCTGCGCATCTTCGCCGGGTACGCCGGGTGGGGCGCCGGCCAGCTCGAGGCGGAGGTCGCCGAGGGCAGCTGGTACGTCGTGCCGGGTGAGGTCGGCGACGTCTTCCGGGGCGACCCGACCGGCCTGGTGCGCGACGTGCTCCGCCGCCAGCCCGGGGAGCTGGCCTGGCACGCCACGCGACCGGTCGACCCCGACCTCAACTGA
- a CDS encoding DUF3039 domain-containing protein yields the protein MSQIGFGTGTAVDERVREDRRTVPTDDGDHERFSHYVEKDKLTEAMVMGTPVVALCGKVWVPSRAPEKFPVCPECKEAWESMRGDGSDDE from the coding sequence GTGAGCCAGATCGGATTCGGGACCGGCACCGCCGTAGACGAGAGGGTCCGGGAGGACCGTCGCACCGTCCCCACCGACGACGGTGACCACGAGCGCTTCTCGCACTACGTCGAGAAGGACAAGCTCACCGAGGCGATGGTGATGGGCACCCCCGTCGTCGCCCTGTGCGGCAAGGTCTGGGTGCCGAGCCGCGCGCCGGAGAAGTTCCCGGTCTGCCCTGAGTGCAAGGAAGCCTGGGAGAGCATGCGCGGCGACGGCTCGGACGACGAGTGA
- a CDS encoding DEAD/DEAH box helicase → MAKYFAEQPRDFLAVATPGAGKTTFALSVAAELLGRRIVERIIVVAPTEHLKLQWAEAAGRAGIPIDPTYAAGKGKTSGDYVGVAVTYAGVSVNPLAMRIRAERFKTLVILDEVHHAGDALSWGEGVREAFEPAARRLALTGTPFRSDINPIPFVTYAPGPDGIPRSVADYTYGYAHALADHVVRPVLFMAYSGDMQWRTRAGDEISARLGEPLTKDLTNQALRTALDPQGSWMPSVLAAADKRLSEVRRHVPDAGGLVIATDQDSARAYAKLLKQISGESPTVVLSDEKLASKKISAFTASEDRWMVAVRMVSEGVDVPRLAVGVYATTTSTPLFFAQAVGRFVRARARGETASVFLPSVPSLLGFASEMEVERDHVLGRKVSDEGDIFAAEDELLARANESESASAELEMSFEALGSEARFDRVLFDGGEWGHAGEVHVGSEEEMDFLGIPGLLEPDQMRELLRQRQSDRARKQKAVATPAEVAGDTVAQLSTHEQLAVLRRELNGLVAAWHHRTGQAHGITHAALRKECGGPAAAVANAEQLHARIDRIREWAATRKSS, encoded by the coding sequence ATGGCCAAGTACTTCGCCGAGCAGCCGCGCGACTTCCTCGCCGTGGCGACCCCCGGCGCGGGAAAGACGACCTTCGCGCTGTCGGTGGCCGCCGAGCTGCTCGGCCGGCGCATCGTCGAGCGGATCATCGTGGTCGCCCCGACCGAGCACCTGAAGCTGCAGTGGGCCGAGGCCGCGGGCCGCGCGGGGATCCCCATCGACCCGACGTACGCCGCCGGCAAGGGCAAGACCTCCGGTGACTACGTCGGCGTCGCGGTGACGTACGCCGGCGTCTCGGTCAACCCGCTGGCGATGCGGATCCGGGCCGAGCGGTTCAAGACGCTGGTGATCCTCGACGAGGTCCACCACGCCGGCGACGCGCTGTCGTGGGGCGAGGGCGTCCGCGAGGCCTTCGAGCCCGCGGCGCGGCGCCTGGCGCTGACCGGCACGCCGTTCCGCTCCGACATCAACCCGATCCCGTTCGTCACCTACGCGCCGGGCCCCGACGGGATCCCGCGCTCGGTGGCCGACTACACCTACGGCTACGCCCACGCCCTGGCCGACCACGTCGTGCGGCCGGTGCTGTTCATGGCGTACTCCGGTGACATGCAGTGGCGCACCCGCGCCGGCGACGAGATCTCCGCGCGGCTCGGCGAGCCGCTGACCAAGGACCTCACCAACCAGGCCCTGCGCACCGCGCTGGACCCGCAGGGCTCGTGGATGCCCTCGGTGCTGGCTGCGGCCGACAAGCGGCTCTCGGAGGTACGTCGCCACGTGCCCGACGCCGGCGGCCTGGTCATCGCCACCGACCAGGACAGCGCCCGCGCCTACGCCAAGCTGCTCAAGCAGATCAGCGGGGAGTCCCCGACGGTCGTGCTCTCGGACGAGAAGCTGGCCTCGAAGAAGATCTCGGCCTTCACCGCCAGCGAGGACCGGTGGATGGTCGCGGTCCGGATGGTCTCCGAGGGCGTCGACGTCCCGCGGCTGGCCGTGGGCGTCTACGCGACCACGACCTCCACGCCGCTGTTCTTCGCCCAGGCCGTCGGCCGCTTCGTGCGCGCCCGGGCCCGCGGCGAGACCGCGTCGGTCTTCCTGCCCTCGGTGCCCTCGCTGCTCGGCTTCGCCTCCGAGATGGAGGTCGAGCGCGACCACGTCCTGGGCCGCAAGGTCTCCGACGAGGGCGACATCTTCGCTGCCGAGGACGAGCTGCTCGCCCGCGCCAACGAGAGCGAGTCCGCCTCGGCCGAGCTCGAGATGTCCTTTGAGGCGCTCGGCTCCGAGGCCCGCTTCGACCGGGTGCTCTTCGACGGCGGCGAGTGGGGCCACGCGGGGGAGGTGCACGTCGGGTCGGAGGAGGAGATGGACTTCCTCGGCATCCCCGGCCTGCTCGAGCCCGACCAGATGCGCGAGCTGCTGCGCCAGCGCCAGAGCGACCGCGCCCGCAAGCAGAAGGCGGTCGCCACCCCGGCCGAGGTCGCGGGCGACACGGTCGCGCAGCTGAGCACCCACGAGCAGCTCGCCGTGCTGCGCCGCGAGCTCAACGGGCTGGTCGCGGCCTGGCACCACCGCACCGGCCAGGCCCACGGCATCACCCACGCCGCGCTGCGCAAGGAGTGCGGCGGCCCGGCCGCCGCGGTCGCCAACGCCGAGCAGCTGCACGCCCGGATCGACCGGATCCGGGAGTGGGCCGCCACCCGCAAGAGCTCCTGA
- a CDS encoding IclR family transcriptional regulator: MPAEISQTLDRGVRLLGLLAAAPDGLTVTETAARLDVPRTVAYRLVSTLEQHALVRRDGRGRLHVGLGVLHLASAVQPVLRDLAAPVLRSLAEAVGCTAHLTVAEGEEALALAVVEPSWTDFHVGYRVGSRHPLGQGAAGRAILLGRDRDPERPSWCATSGELQAGARGLAAPVLGVDGLEASVGIVTLGDLDADRVGPRVLDAALEVAERLRTA; this comes from the coding sequence GTGCCGGCCGAGATCTCCCAGACCCTCGACCGCGGCGTGCGGCTGCTCGGCCTGCTCGCCGCGGCGCCCGACGGGCTCACGGTGACCGAGACCGCCGCCCGCCTCGACGTGCCGCGCACCGTGGCGTACCGGCTCGTGAGCACCCTCGAGCAGCACGCCCTCGTCCGCCGCGACGGCCGCGGGCGGCTCCACGTCGGGCTCGGCGTGCTGCACCTGGCCTCCGCGGTGCAGCCGGTGCTGCGCGACCTGGCCGCGCCGGTGCTGCGCTCGCTCGCCGAGGCGGTCGGGTGCACCGCCCACCTGACGGTGGCCGAGGGGGAGGAGGCGCTGGCGCTGGCGGTCGTCGAGCCGTCGTGGACCGACTTCCACGTCGGCTACCGCGTCGGGTCGCGCCACCCGCTCGGCCAGGGTGCCGCCGGCCGCGCGATCCTGCTCGGCCGCGACCGCGACCCCGAGCGGCCGTCGTGGTGCGCGACCTCCGGGGAGCTCCAGGCCGGCGCCCGCGGTCTCGCCGCCCCGGTCCTCGGCGTCGACGGGCTCGAGGCGAGCGTCGGTATCGTCACCCTCGGCGACCTCGACGCCGACCGGGTCGGCCCGCGCGTCCTCGACGCCGCGCTCGAGGTGGCCGAGCGGCTACGGACGGCCTGA
- a CDS encoding Lrp/AsnC family transcriptional regulator produces the protein MDELDGRLLALLREEPRVGVLEASRRLGVARGTVQARLDRLVARGVVTGWGPELEPAALGYPVTAFLSLEIQQAPSDASTTSGTTGGTTGGHDAVAAHLATIPEVLEAHTTTGAGDLVARVVARSNTDLQRVIDAVLASDAVVRCSTTIALATQVAYRTLPLALAAAGRPEGSSAGR, from the coding sequence GTGGACGAGCTGGACGGCAGGTTGCTCGCCCTGCTGCGCGAGGAGCCGCGGGTCGGCGTGCTCGAGGCCTCCCGGCGGCTCGGCGTCGCCCGCGGCACCGTGCAGGCGCGGCTGGACCGGCTGGTCGCCCGCGGCGTGGTGACCGGCTGGGGGCCCGAGCTCGAGCCGGCCGCGCTGGGCTACCCCGTCACCGCGTTCCTGAGCCTGGAGATCCAGCAGGCCCCGTCCGACGCCTCGACCACGAGCGGGACCACCGGCGGGACCACCGGCGGGCACGACGCCGTCGCCGCGCACCTCGCCACGATCCCCGAGGTGCTCGAGGCGCACACCACCACCGGCGCCGGCGACCTGGTCGCCCGGGTCGTGGCCCGCTCCAACACCGACCTCCAGCGGGTCATCGACGCGGTGCTCGCCTCCGACGCGGTCGTCCGGTGCTCGACCACCATCGCGCTGGCCACCCAGGTGGCGTACCGGACCCTTCCGCTGGCGCTCGCGGCGGCCGGGCGGCCGGAAGGTTCATCGGCCGGCCGATGA
- the hppD gene encoding 4-hydroxyphenylpyruvate dioxygenase — protein sequence MTTTQDSPTTGGALTADELKADLTLEQLRELVGLVEYDASRDPFPVTAMDAIGFVVGNATQAAAWYQLALGMDLEAYRGPETGCRDSKSYVLRSGSARFVLTGGVTPDSPVLDHHRRHGDGVVDLALEVPDVDACIEHARASGATVLVEPHDESDEHGTVRIAAIATYGETRHTLVDRSRYAGPYLPGYVARTSTLVRPEGHPKRLFQAVDHCVGNVELGRMDAWVDFYHRVMGFANMAEFIGDDIATDYSALMSKVVASGNHRVKFPLNEPAIAKKRSQIDEYLEFYDGAGCQHIALATNDILRTVDVMRAHGVEFLDTPDSYYDDPELRARIGEVRVPIEELKARRILVDRDEDGYLLQIFTKPVGDRPTVFFELIERHGSLGFGKGNFKALFEAIEREQEARGNL from the coding sequence ATGACGACCACCCAGGACAGCCCCACCACCGGCGGCGCGCTCACCGCCGACGAGCTCAAGGCCGACCTCACCCTCGAGCAGCTGCGCGAGCTGGTCGGCCTGGTCGAGTACGACGCGAGCCGCGACCCGTTCCCGGTGACCGCGATGGACGCGATCGGTTTCGTCGTCGGCAACGCGACCCAGGCCGCGGCCTGGTACCAGCTGGCGCTGGGCATGGACCTCGAGGCCTACCGCGGGCCGGAGACCGGGTGCCGCGACTCGAAGTCCTACGTGCTCCGCTCGGGCAGCGCCCGCTTCGTGCTCACCGGCGGCGTGACCCCCGACAGCCCCGTGCTCGACCACCACCGGCGCCACGGAGACGGCGTGGTCGACCTCGCGCTGGAGGTGCCCGACGTGGACGCCTGCATCGAGCACGCGCGGGCCTCCGGCGCGACCGTGCTGGTCGAGCCCCACGACGAGTCCGACGAGCACGGCACCGTGCGGATCGCGGCGATCGCGACGTACGGCGAGACCCGCCACACCCTCGTCGACCGCTCGCGGTACGCCGGCCCCTACCTGCCCGGGTACGTCGCCCGCACCTCGACGCTGGTCCGGCCCGAGGGTCACCCGAAGCGGCTGTTCCAGGCCGTCGACCACTGCGTCGGCAACGTCGAGCTCGGCCGGATGGATGCGTGGGTGGACTTCTACCACCGGGTGATGGGCTTCGCGAACATGGCCGAGTTCATCGGCGACGACATCGCCACCGACTACTCCGCGCTGATGTCGAAGGTCGTGGCGAGCGGCAACCACCGGGTGAAGTTCCCGCTGAACGAGCCGGCGATCGCCAAGAAGCGCTCCCAGATCGATGAGTACCTCGAGTTCTACGACGGCGCCGGCTGCCAGCACATCGCGCTCGCGACCAACGACATCCTGCGCACCGTCGACGTCATGCGCGCCCACGGCGTGGAGTTCCTCGACACCCCCGACTCCTACTACGACGACCCCGAGCTGCGGGCCCGGATCGGGGAGGTGCGGGTGCCGATCGAGGAGCTCAAGGCGCGCCGGATCCTGGTGGACCGCGACGAGGACGGCTACCTGCTGCAGATCTTCACCAAGCCGGTCGGCGACCGCCCGACGGTCTTCTTCGAGCTCATCGAGCGGCACGGCTCGCTGGGGTTCGGCAAGGGCAACTTCAAGGCGCTCTTCGAGGCCATCGAGCGCGAGCAGGAGGCACGCGGCAACCTGTGA
- a CDS encoding DUF1697 domain-containing protein: MTTYLAFLRAINLGAKRKFPKDDIVAAVEGLGWTDVRTHINTGNVRFDCPLRSRAKVEAALEQAFAERAGFEVPTIVLTPAELREVAERAEAFGHDGAHYVSFLKQEPSPEVVRRVEELSSAEAVAKVGGRAVHLMLDTAYHQTRLGNATVEKHLGVATNRNLTVVRTLVEKWC; this comes from the coding sequence GTGACGACGTACCTCGCCTTCCTGCGCGCGATCAACCTGGGCGCGAAGCGGAAGTTCCCCAAGGACGACATCGTGGCCGCGGTCGAGGGCCTCGGGTGGACCGACGTCCGCACGCACATCAACACCGGCAACGTCCGCTTCGACTGCCCGCTGCGCTCGCGCGCGAAGGTGGAGGCGGCCCTGGAGCAGGCGTTCGCGGAGCGCGCCGGCTTCGAGGTGCCGACGATCGTGCTCACCCCGGCCGAGCTGCGCGAGGTGGCCGAGCGGGCCGAGGCCTTCGGCCACGACGGCGCGCACTACGTCTCCTTCCTCAAGCAGGAGCCCTCGCCGGAGGTCGTCCGGCGCGTGGAGGAGCTGAGCTCGGCCGAGGCGGTCGCGAAGGTGGGCGGGCGCGCCGTCCACCTCATGCTCGACACGGCCTACCACCAGACCCGGCTCGGCAACGCCACCGTCGAGAAGCACCTCGGCGTCGCCACCAACCGCAACCTGACGGTCGTGCGGACGCTCGTCGAGAAGTGGTGCTGA
- a CDS encoding MFS transporter, with protein MSDRPGMLDPLRERSFRFYFLSRSVNLVGTTMAGISLVFAVLEVSDSPTALGTVLAAHSIPMAVFLLAGGVIADRFGRTRVIQACNVLAGLTQLAIAALVISGAAEIWHLVVLTALNGTVASISMPALAGIVPALVPRDQLQPANVLLSLMRSSMTILGPSVAGVLVVAVGPGWALAVDGATYLLAAALLLGARIPPRERIGEQESMLPELREGWQVFTGTRWLWVVVLGFMVLNALEQGAFNTLGPVLAKGSAIGEHGWGLILSAEAAGFLVMGLVLSRVRLQRPLLWGMLGMGLYGLPMVALGTTTETAVVIAAAFVGGMGVEVFSLGWNLAMQENIADDMLSRAYSYDALGSFVAIPVGQLAFGPLAVVFGLQQTILVAGLVYLVVVALVLTSRAVRTLPRAAAPGTVGAAPVG; from the coding sequence GTGAGCGACCGGCCGGGGATGCTCGATCCGCTGCGCGAGCGCAGCTTCCGCTTCTACTTCCTCAGCCGCTCGGTCAACCTGGTCGGCACCACGATGGCCGGCATCTCGCTGGTCTTCGCGGTCCTCGAGGTCAGCGACTCCCCCACCGCCCTGGGCACCGTGCTGGCAGCGCACTCGATCCCGATGGCGGTCTTCCTGCTCGCCGGCGGGGTGATCGCCGACCGGTTCGGGCGCACCCGCGTCATCCAGGCCTGCAACGTCCTCGCCGGCCTGACCCAGCTGGCGATCGCGGCGCTGGTCATCAGCGGCGCCGCCGAGATCTGGCACCTCGTCGTGCTGACCGCCCTCAACGGCACGGTCGCCTCGATCAGCATGCCGGCGCTCGCGGGCATCGTCCCGGCGCTCGTCCCCCGCGACCAGCTCCAGCCGGCCAACGTGCTGCTCTCGCTGATGCGCAGCTCGATGACGATCCTCGGGCCCTCGGTCGCCGGCGTCCTCGTCGTCGCCGTCGGGCCGGGCTGGGCGCTGGCGGTCGACGGGGCGACGTACCTCCTCGCCGCGGCACTGCTGCTCGGCGCGCGGATCCCGCCCCGGGAGCGGATCGGCGAGCAGGAGTCGATGCTCCCCGAGCTCCGCGAGGGCTGGCAGGTCTTCACCGGCACCCGCTGGCTGTGGGTGGTCGTCCTGGGCTTCATGGTGCTCAACGCCCTCGAGCAGGGCGCGTTCAACACCCTCGGGCCGGTGCTGGCCAAGGGCAGCGCGATCGGCGAGCACGGCTGGGGCCTGATCCTCTCCGCCGAGGCGGCCGGCTTCCTCGTGATGGGCCTGGTGCTCTCCCGGGTGCGCCTCCAGCGGCCCCTGCTCTGGGGCATGCTCGGGATGGGTCTCTACGGCCTGCCGATGGTCGCCCTCGGGACCACGACCGAGACCGCGGTCGTCATCGCCGCGGCGTTCGTCGGCGGCATGGGCGTGGAGGTCTTCTCCCTGGGCTGGAACCTCGCCATGCAGGAGAACATCGCCGACGACATGCTCTCCCGCGCCTACTCGTACGACGCCCTGGGCTCGTTCGTCGCGATCCCGGTGGGCCAGCTGGCGTTCGGTCCCCTCGCCGTGGTGTTCGGGCTCCAGCAGACGATCCTCGTCGCGGGGCTGGTCTACCTCGTGGTCGTCGCCCTGGTGCTCACCTCGCGCGCGGTGCGCACCCTGCCGCGGGCCGCGGCCCCGGGGACCGTCGGCGCCGCGCCGGTCGGCTGA
- a CDS encoding ArsR/SmtB family transcription factor — MDEPVQALRATAHPLRLQMLSLLTGAEMSAAEVARELGITHANASYHLRVLARAGEVEEAGEVRVRGGTAKRYRHPWRRGQSTEEPEDRQTRAIEVRAMTQELVRRWGSRRRGRAQLCDAELWVSDEVWAEALALVEQAAALVHEHAQPPRTEGTSKVALTIAAFGMES; from the coding sequence ATGGACGAGCCGGTCCAGGCACTGCGGGCAACCGCGCACCCGCTGCGGCTGCAGATGCTGTCGCTGCTGACCGGGGCCGAGATGAGCGCCGCCGAGGTGGCGCGCGAGCTCGGCATCACCCACGCCAACGCGTCGTACCACCTGCGCGTGCTGGCCCGGGCCGGCGAGGTGGAGGAGGCCGGCGAGGTGCGGGTCCGCGGTGGGACCGCCAAGCGCTACCGCCACCCCTGGCGGAGGGGCCAGTCCACCGAGGAGCCGGAGGACCGGCAGACCCGCGCGATCGAGGTCCGGGCGATGACCCAGGAGCTGGTACGCCGCTGGGGGTCGCGCCGCCGCGGCCGCGCGCAGCTCTGCGACGCCGAGCTGTGGGTGAGCGACGAGGTCTGGGCCGAGGCGCTGGCGCTCGTCGAGCAGGCCGCCGCGCTGGTCCACGAGCACGCCCAGCCGCCCCGCACCGAGGGCACGAGCAAGGTCGCGCTGACCATCGCGGCGTTCGGGATGGAGTCGTGA